Sequence from the Equus asinus isolate D_3611 breed Donkey chromosome 5, EquAss-T2T_v2, whole genome shotgun sequence genome:
TCAACCTTGCTTCTTGCATTCCAGTCAGTGATTCCCTGGCTGTTCATTAACATCCACGGTGCCTACTCTAGTCAAACTTTGTGCCAGAAGATTCTGAGGACACCTAGTTGGGATAAGGAGGGAGAACAGGACATACACGTATGAGGGCTTCACTCAACTCCAAGCGGAGTTCCCCTAGATCAGCAGAGACCCCCATCTCTGGCTGGTAATGGGGCCCGCAACActcgcatgtgcacacacacatccacgCACACACAGGAAGCCAGGACGGGTCGTGACGTCCGGGTGCTGCCCCTGCAGACCCTCCTGCGATAGAAAGGCTGCCCAGGAGGCCCTGTGAGCAGCAGTTTGGTGGCTTCTGAGCAGGCAGACTGTGGAGGGGCTTCCAGCTCATGCCCTGGCTTTGGGGGACCCTCCATCTCTGAGACTTGGCCCCAGTTTTATGGTTCCTTCTTTCTAGGGGTCTGTGGAGCCAGACTCTCAGCATCTCCAGCTTCCAGGACTCCTGAGGTAGCGGGGGGCAAGGGCACCCAGCATGACCCTTGGCCCCAGGCCTCGACAGGTACTTGCATCTTTTTCAGTTCCTGAGCTGGAGGACCTGATGGACTTCATGTGATCCTGGGGGTTGAGGGTCCGAGGATTCAGGGCCCCAGACTGGACATTGCCCCCTGGAGGTGTCCTTCCCTTGTCCCCCCCAGCAGGGCTGTTCACCCACTCCTCTCCCTGTGATGGGTTGAGATGGATCAGAAGGCATCTGGAGAGGCCTCTGATCAAGCCCAGATCTTGTCTCAGGGAGGCTCCACTCAGCTTCCAGGGACCACATCTGGGGCCAGGAGGAAGAGCTAAACAGGGCCAGGTCAGCTGGGCTGGGTCGAGGGGCCAGGGACTGGGACCCTCAGACCCTCCGTCATGGTCTCCATGGGAGAAGTGGATTTAGAGAgctgctgagctgggctgggggtggagggacaaAAGTCAGGGCTGTGTCCCAGGACTGGGCCCCCGGGATCTGGTGTGGCCAAGTACAGACAGGTGAGGGGAGAACAGGAAATAGGCCAGGCTCTGGGAAAGGGGGCAGCTTTGACCTTTCCCTAGCTCCTGGGTTTTCCCTATGCTCTCTGGAGCCAGCCAGCAAATTTCTTAATCCCACTGTCAGCCTTCCAAGAGGCCCCGCCCGCTGGGTAGGAGCAATAATGTGTCACTCCTTTCCCAGAACCAGCCCCACTGCCAGAAAAGGGGAGCCGATGCAAAAACTCTGGGGAGGCCTGGGGCTTGGAGGTGAGGCCCCCCGCCCTCCCCGCACCTCCCTGGTCCTCAGACCACTTCCTTAGCTGGCCTCTGAAAGATGACCTCGAATGCCAGCTTGAGTGGGCTGGGCACCGGCCGGGGGAGGCCAGGCCTAGCAGCTCATTACCATGGGAGGGAGGGCGGTTTCCCTCCACCTTCCCTCCGCCTTCCTCCCTCGCCTTCTTCCTTACTACGTCCTCTCCTCCAGGGCCAGACTGAGCCCGGGCTGATCTCAGCAGACACGACAGACCCACAGCAGCTCCAGGAGCCCAGATaccagcagccagagggaaagCTGGGGAGCTGCCTGCAGCCATGTCAACCCTCGGCCTGGTCATGCTGAGCCTGCTCGCGGCAGTGCCACCTGCCAGCTGTCAACAAGGTAGCACAggactgggccagccctggtggctgcggtggggagagggctgggctgggtgcTGGTGACCCAGGGGTGGATGGGGTGGTCTCTGGCCTCCCTCACCACCCCGCACCACCCTCGACACCTGCAGTTTGGAGGGGAAAGCAGGGCCTGGGCTAGCTGGAGGACCGTCCAGAGGCAGAGGCCTCCGAGCCCAGCTTCTGTCTGACTCATTTTCCCCGAGTGAGAAGGCGGGCAGCAGGGGAAATGCTGGGTCTAGGATTGGGGAGAGGAGTTgagacccaggctccaggagcAAGAATTGCCCTAGAGATGGCTGGGTCCTGAGGACAGGGGGTCAAGGGCTACTAGGAGGGTGGCAGTGGGGCCCGAGCCACCCCTCAAAGAAAGGCTCGTCCCAGGGGAGGGGCGGTGCTGTCAGGGGTTTGTCCATGGCTTCTGCCTAAATTCTTGTGCTTCAGCTTCCTGGGCTTGGGTAGGGGACAGTCCCCAGTGTGGCTCCCACCACATACCTGAGCTCTttgcccagctctgcctctgtcttgctgtgtggccttgaacaaATCACTACCCatctctgagattcagttttctcatccataaaatgaggacaatgaaCCCACCCTGCCcatctcccagggctgctgccagGTCAGGGGTGTGACGGGGCTTTAAACCGGTGAAGCACTGCACCCAACGTCTGCATCTGCATCTGCAGCTAAAGTCTGGGGACTCTGCAAGTGGGACTTGGGTCCCGAGGAGGCTGGCAAAGATGCTTCCAGAGCACCCCTTCCTTTGCAGGTGCCCTGAGCTCTCATGCATGTCTGCCTCAACTCTGTCTCCCAGGTCTTAGAAGCCCTCTTGGGAACTGAAaacagagaggctgagtaacttgTGTGGGTCACATAGCAGAGCAAGAAAGGTCAGAGCTCACAtcacctctctcctgccccaggctCTGCCCGATGCACCATATGCTCACCCTCGAGCCACatggagagaggagcaggggaCTGTGGGCCCTGGTGCATCTGGAGGGAGCCGGCTGCAGAGACTGGAGGAAGCCGGGAGAGGCCTCCCAGGGCTTGAGCCCTAACTCCCACTGACCTGGGGAAAAACAGGTCTGAGTCGTTGTTCTTGGGGAGACAATGAGTCTCAGGGAACCACTGTGAACAATGGAACTCGGGCTTGCCATACTGGGTCTCTTCCGTTGCTTAAACAGATGAGCAAGGTCTGACCTGCTACAGGCCAGAGAATTCCCAGACATCCCCCCTCCTTCCCAATACCTGCCAGGCTTGGAGAGCACTCAGAGAATAGGTAGGGCCTTCACTGCAGCAGGAGAGCATCAGGGTAGACTCAAGAAAAGACTTCCCAGTGGGAGTGAGGCAGAATGAGGTTTTTGATGCCCAGCCTGGGCCCCTCAAAGTACAGGATGGCACTGGATGCTGGTGTTTTGGCCTGGAGGCAGGACCCCTCAGAAGCCTCCTGTTGGTCTCTGTCCCCTCCTGGGACCTCGACCTGCTGTGTGTCTGTCCTCAGCAGGGCAGAGCTCCCTCTGGCTCTTGAGCACCGTGATGCCCTAGGGAAATTAGAGTCCTTTGGGGCTGCCAGTGGACCAACGGCGGAGACTTCTGGGAAAGCCTGAGGGTTAGAGGTGGTGTCAAGGGTCAAGAGTCAAAAGGCAGAGAAGGTGCATGGATGGTGCCTTGACCTGGTCTCTGGCCTAGTCCCCTAGGCACCCAGCCAGAGGAGCTAAAAGGGGTCAGATTTTGAAGCTTCCTTCCTGGCACCTGAGCCCCAGAGGAGAGCTTGCCCCTCTGTCTTACCTTTCCGAAGACGTTCTGTCCTATCCCTCTCTCTGGGCACCTCTGACACCCCTAACTGAGCAGCCCCGCCTGCCCTGCACTCCCACGCCCCACCCAGCACCAGAGAAACCTCTTGTCACAGAACAGGATCTTCCAGATGCCAGCTCAGTCCTATTAGCCCTGGGCCGCCCCAGCGGgagccagggaggaggggagccacCTCCACCTGACAGGCCTAGGTTGGCTGTCCAGGGGGCTGCCCTTTGGTCTCTGGGGCCCAGGCACTCCCTGGGGTGCCCTTCATGTGACccacagtgggggtgggggtggctctGGGCTGCCTGGATCTCAGACACAGCTCTCTGAGGCCTGTTCCCTCCTTGGCTCTTCATTCCTTCTTCGAGCTgctgtcttccttcctccaaaCTGTCATCCCTTTCTTAAGCTCAGTGGGGGGGAGGGCGGTGAGATGTGTCCTCGTTCCCATCCCTGCCACCCCAGAATGTGCCCCCCGACCCCGGTCCTGGCAGCTGGCTGATGGCCTCTAATACAGGCCCCAGCCCTTGAGTGTgagcccctccctctcctgttCTGCACTTGTGGCCCCACTGTGGCCCTGCCTGCTGCAGCACCCTCCGTACTTGCCTCTTTCCAGGCCTGGGGAACCTGCAGCCCTGGATGCAGGGCCTGATCGCCGTGGCCGTGTTCCTGGTCCTCGTAGCAATTGCCTTTGCTGTCAACCACTTCTGGTGCCAGGAAGAGCCGTGAGTGCTGcccaggggccctggggctgggctggcagaGGCAGGGTGGGCCCCAGGATGGAGCTGCAGCTCTAGCAGTGGGAGAAGCACCTCAGAAACCCTGCGTCCAGTCCTCTCACGGGGTGGAAAGGATGCTGAGGTCCAAGGTCTCAGGGATGGGAGCTCCGGCTCGCTGGCTCCCACACCTGGCTCCATCGGCCCCGTGGCTCTGGTGCTCGCTCACTGTGGGCTTTGTGGAAATCCTTCTCTTCTTGGCATCCCAGTGTTTCTATCTGTATAGTTGGGACAGTGACCCGGCCTGCAATGGGGGCTGTGAAAACCTCCGGAAAGGAAGGTCCCGTCTGTCTTCAGGGTCAGCTGCTGTGCCCATGCAGGGCTACAGAGGGGCAAGGGGACAGACACAACTCCTGTGCTCATAGGCTCCCAGAGCGGAAAGGAAGGGAGCCAGGAAGGAGCAATGAGAAGCGCAAGTACTGGTGCTGAGAGTGCAGAGTGCAGGTGGGCCTGTCCTGCTCCAGGGGCGTCGGAGGAGGCCTCCGAAGGATTGCACGTTTCTCGTTTCTCCTGACACCTGGAGAACTCGGAGGAGCCAGTCTTAGGATGGAGTGGGGTGGGAAGAGCATTGCAGTTGTGGAAAGAGTGCACGTGGGCTCCCGAGGTAGGGGCAAGGCACGAGGTAGAGAGGAAGGTGGGCTGAAATTCAGGCCACTCTGCGCTTCTGACACTGAGGCAAGGCTGCGTCCCCCCCAGCTCTCACACAGGTGGCCTGGTGCCTGTGTAGCAGCAGCCTGCACGGCCCACTGAGGGGACACAGGCAGCTCACaggtggagagagatggagacgCCCGAAACAGGCAGGGCCTGGGGCGAGCAGACCCTCGTACACCAATGCCCCGCACTTCGGGCTTTCTCCTTAGCGCAACAGGAGTCCGGTGAGAGTTTGTAAGCCGGTCTCTGGAGGAGATGAGCATCGCCACTCTGGCTGCTCCATGGCagatgggtgggggaggggcctgctTGCCAGTGAGGAGAGCCAGGAGGAGGCTGAGCAGGTCAGGAGAGAGTCTGGACTGTGCAGGCAGcagaggggatggagagaggggacAGGTGCAAGAGCTGTCTTGGGGGTGGACCCCCTGGAGTTGGTGATGGGGACAGCAcaggcaggagggagaaaggacagGGATAACCTTCAGCCTCTGACAGGACCACTCACTGAGACATGGAGACAGACGGGGCGACTGCTGAGTTTAACTTGGGACACATGAAGTCTGAGGAGCCTGTGGGGGGTCCAGGGGAAGACGGGCAGCGGTAGGGGTCCCTGTGACCCTTGCGGGAGGAGGTGCAGGGAGCAGTGGGTTTAAACGTGAGTATGAGGCCAGGAGACTTTTGTTGTAAATGCTTCCTTTCTCCactggccctggctctgccttcGGCGGGGCCGCTGCCAGGTGTGCTCCTACTGCCCGAGGGAAGCCCTGTGGGAATCTGGGGCAGACACTGAGTCCTGCTGGGGTTGCTCTGCGGGCTGAACTGAGGCCAGGGGGAAACAGCAGAGGGAGGCTGGGACGCGGCTGGCGAGGCCTCGGGTAAATCTTTTGCGAATCTCAGGCTGGGAGCTGAGGCCCCCACCGTGGAGCAGGGACAAGGGCGTGAGGAGGCTGACAGGGGCCCTGCAGGTTGGAGGCGCCTCTGTGAAGGGGCAGCCCCTGCCCTTGGACTTGTGAGAAGCAGAGCGCAGAACAGGGCCTGACTGGACCAGGGGGAAGTGGGGGAACAAGAGGACCCTCCTGATgagccccatccccagggagccgGTGAACATGGTCCTGACCACTGGGACCAAGGCAGATGGCATCCTGGTAGGCACGGATGGAAGGTACTCCTCGATGGCGGCCAGCTTCAGGTGAGGCTGGGACAGAGCTGCTTGCCCTGTGCTCCAGGGGCTCATGGGGACCTCAGGACCAGGTGCTTCTGATGGGGCAGAGGGCTGGGAAGGGTGAGGACTCACGTGGAGAAGGGCGGGGAAGAGAGGGGCttcagggagggagggctggtgAGTGATGGGGGCTTTGTAAGGACTGTGGGGCCCCATGGGGACATGAAGTGTCAGTTTGGGGAGAGGGCCCAGTAAAGGCTGGGGACTTGGTGGAAGGGCTCAGAGGGTGGACTGGGACTCACAGAGTGGCGTGCAGTGGGGAGAAGGGGCTCAGTGGGGGGAAGGGGACTCTAAAGGGAGGAGTGGGGGGGCTCAGTGTGGGGAGAAGGATCTGTGGGGAGGGAGCTCAGTGGGGAGATGGGCTCAGCCTGGCGGTTGCTCAGTGGGgcccagtgggggaggggccaggggaggagggagatggggtTCAGGGAGGTGGTGCTGAGAGGCCTCGGGTTTCAGGAACACAAGACCAGATATGGTGGGGAAACCCCCTTCTGGGACTCAAGCGTTTACTCTGGAAGATGCTGCCCTCAGAGgtgcagggtggggcagggggaaggggtGGGATGGAAGGTGCAGTGACCTGTCATCCTCTTTCAGGTCCAGCGAGCACGAGAATGCCTATGAAAACATTCCcgaggaggagggcagggtccGGAGCACCCCCATGTGACCCCCGCTGGCATGAGGTCCCAGCCCTGATCCCAGGCGCCTGTGATGGATCCTCAGCTCACCCCCCAGGCCACTTCTTTCTCTGTGCAGGAATCTACAGTATGGGCCAACTCCCCCAACCCCACATGGCCCCACCCTCCCCTGAATTGTCACCAGCCAGGGTCAGAGCTCAGACTGTGAATGGGTTGGGGCTCGGCTGTGGCCCTGGGGTCTCCTGGGGGGGGGGTCCCCACTCAATCAAATCAGAAGACCCTTCTGAAGAGGACTGTGAGCTCAGcacctcccctcctgcctcccgtctcctcccctcccccgtgGAAATGGCCCCTGGTTCTGTGAAATAAAGACGTTTTGTACCTCTGAGGCTGAGGCTCCCGGGGCTCAGAAACAGCCCCTCAGGCTCGGGGCCAGGTCCGGTCTCCTTTCTGAATCGTGACAATCACCTGCCATAGCCATCATAGCAGCTCTGGAGGATGACCCAGAGAGCCCTGGGGAGGTCCCTGGGGCCAGGGAGTCACCCACTCTACCCTTGTTCCGGGCTGAGACCCTCCCACAAGGCCCCTTCTGCTGACCTGCCCTTCACAGCTGCCATTCTGGGCAATTCTGGGCTCTTCTTTGTGTAGCATCAAcacccccctgccccaccctccccctcagcCCCTTGCCTCCATGCTGCCTGGCATTGCAGTGGGTTCACTCATCTCTCATCCACCCAGCACTATGCCCTTCCTCATAGCCCCTCTGGGCTGGGTTTTGGGCCTAGGAAGTGCCCAGAAAGAGTCTAGGACTCAGGAACTTGATTCGGGGGCTCCCcaccaacttgctgtgtgactttggaagaACCACGATCCTCTCTGAGCTGAGCTCCCCCTCTGTGGAGGATCTGGCCAGTCTCACCACAGAGCTGGAGTAGACGCGTCCTCACCAACGCCACTGCCTCCCAggcctggctgggggtggggacgggGAACCAACTGGTCCTagagggagagaagcaggaaggagaggggacaggaggaTGACTGGGTTGGGCTGGCTGACTCTGGAGGCCCCTCGCCTCTGTGACTGCTGTTCCTATGGGAACAGCCTCTGTCTGTCTGAGGTGACTACCTGAGACAGACTCACACAAGAGCATCCCCAGATCCAGAGGAgtggggccagagggcaggaggcagtCCACCTTGTCCCAGAGAGATCCCTCTGCCCCTGCGCTACATGTCCCGGCCCCCTCACTTCACCATTCCAGCCATTCCTTTGCTGTTCCAGGGCTTCACCCAGATCCCTCTGCGGGAGACCCATCTGAAATCTGAATTATCCCTTCTCACCTCTCTGGGGTCTAGTTTACAGCCTGCCCCTAAGGGAGCAGCCCTGAGCAGACCGATAGCAAAGTCTCTGGCCCAGGCCTACCCTGGCCCTGCTGTGTGACTTGCGGCaagtctcctcccctctctgggcttcagctcAGTGAATTGTGGCGGTAGCTCTTGTGATTCTCACTCTGGGCTTTTGCTCACGTGGGTGGATGCCTTCCCACCCATTGCTGCCAGTTAAAACTGCATATTCCTTTTGCTTTGCCCTGCCAAGGTTCCTCTTCCTCTAGGAAGTCTTTCTTGCTTAGAccagagggcagagccagggcagCAGCCAGCCCAGCCTCTCACTTACTGAAGGGGAAACAGGCTCCTAGAGGGCTTCTGCTAAGGCACagacagcaccccccccccccccccccccccccccccgggccgcCGCCTTCTTTTCCAGCCTCCTGGTCTGGACCTTTTTGCTGCCTGGATCGGATTCTCCTTGCGTCAAGCTGCATTCCCTCCCACTGCTGTCCCCAGTTGTCCCAGAGGGTGGGGATGGACTTGAGAGTCTGGCCCCCCCACCGGCCTGCCTGGGCATGAAGGCAGAGCACATCCCTCTGTCCCCTTGCAGCAAGTGAAGCCCAGCTCCTCGCACCTGTGAGGTTTTCCCAGCAGGGGCCTGTGGCAGCTGCTGTCCGGCCCTGGGTCCTGGGGCAGGACCCCCAGCACCCTGCCTGGGCCTCTCTAGGAGCCTCTCAGCCACCTCCCCATGCTGGCAGGACCAGGATGGTGGGAACTCTGAGGTGCTGGGCTGGCACTGACCTTCCCCCTACCCCACGTTCCTGCCCTgacagggggcagggggcatggAGCTGCTGGCCCCAGGACCGCCGAGCCCCCAATCCTTATCACTAGTTCCCACCTGCCAGCTCGGCCAGATGAGGGAGGGAGCGGaggctgggcccgggccagggcGGCGCTTAATGACCCTCCGGGGGCCTAATCTCAGACTGGCAGCCGCTGAGTGGCTCGGGCTCCCTCCTGGAGGAGGCTGATAAGGCACCAGCTGGGCCCCCAAACCATCTATCGGGGCTGCACAGCCAGTCCCCAGGGGGCGGCAcccaggggcctggggaggggcagccgctgggctggggcggggcgggaggcGAGCTCTCCGCCCCGGCTCTGGGGGGAGGGGATTCTGAGCTCCTTGAGCGACAGACGAGAGGGAGGGACCTGGCCAGCGGGAGCGGTGGGCTGTGCCCCAGGAACCCCCAATGGCCGGTGCGCCTTCACgccttcctgctctctctccaaCCTTTTCTCCCCATGTAGGACCTTACCAACCAGACCCGGTCTCCCCTTTGGCTCTCTCAgcctttatgatctctgtctctctgtttctgtctcttccaGAGCACGTCCGTCTCTTGGCCTCTATCTTTATCTCCATCTGCTTGTCTCTGTCCCGTCTCTGCCTTGTCCTCCCTCCCACCTGAGCTCAGGGCTCACCGTCCCCCCTCTCCCCTAGAATcctttctctatttctcattGTCCCCCCTCTCTCCTAGCAGCCTTTCTCTATTTCCCACTGTCCCCTCTCTGCCCTAGCATCCTTTCTCTATTTCCCGCTGTTCCCCCTGTAGCCCCTGCCCTGGCTTTCCCCACCTGCCCAACCTGCCCTGATGCCGCCCGTTGGCCAGGAAGTCCAGTGCCCTTGTTGGAGTCTCACTTCTTGGTGCTGCATCATCTCCCCCTGACGCCTCCACCTGCTCTCTGGGCAGAAGGCTCAGGTTGCCCAGGCCCTGGCTCCAGGACCAGGAGGTTCTCCTACTGCTACAGGACGTTGTTGCTCCTCCTGCGTCCTGGAACAGGGCTTTTTCCTCCTGTACCTAAGACGTGTGGCTTTCACAGGGTTACATGTAGGTTACACTCAAACTCAGGCACTAAAGCTCCACCCAGGAACTGCAGAGCTGAAGGCAGACTGTGGCACTGCTTACTTCAGTTAGACTGATGAGGAACTTCCAGCCTGGAGTTGGTTTTGAGAAAAGGCTGTGGAGTTCTATCTCGAGTGTCACCTGTTACAGCACAGAGTGCCAGGTGATTGAGATGATTTTCAAGATTACTTCCCTCATGCTCAGAGTAATGAGTAGAAATACTGCTTGCTTTTTGTGCTTCAAGAAGCCATCAGATGGGGCTATTAGCCAGAAGGTCCTCTGGGCGGAGCTTAGATGTCCCTTTTTGGGGACCTCCAACCCCACCCCTGGGTTAGGGGCTTCCTGCGGCTACTCCTGCCATCTCTGCACTCCCCCCGCCATGTGGTCCGTCTACTCCTCTGTGTCCAGCTCCAGCCCCGGGCCTGGGAGCTCCTCAAGGGTAGGAACAGGGTCGCTTCCCTCTCTGCGTCACCAGCACCCAGGACAGGGCTGGACTCAGGGGCAGGGAAGACCTAGGGGTGGTGAAGAGACTCAAAGGAAGGGACTAATCTCTAGTCATCTGTCCAGCTGGATGTCTGTCCACATCCCGCAGCCCCACATAGGCGTAGGCACACACCTGGGTACAGGGACACACATGCACTCACCCTTGCTTGCTCTCTGGTGGAAGGTCCCGGGGTCAGTGACAAGCCCTTCAGAGCAAGCTGCTCCATCTGGCCTTCAGTTTGGGGCTGCTGCTCTCCCTCTGGCTGCCTGTAGTCTGGCTGCCATCTGGTGGCTGCACACTGGCTGGGAAAGGCAGAGGCAGCAGAGACTTTCAACTTGAGCTGCAGGCTGGGCTCTTGCCCCTCCAGCTCTGAGACTGGGGGCCTCCGCATGGCACGTCACTAGGGACCCCCGCAGGTTGTGCTAGCaccctttttcctcttcctgtggGCTTCAAGGGCGGCTGGGCCTCAGCGCCCTCTCCGTGTGGCACCAGAGGTCAAGTCTGTGAAGATCTCAGGTTCCATGCACTACTCGGCGAGGGGCAGGCTCTTGGGGGCTTAGTCATCCTTGTCCTGATGACACACCACCCTTTCTCTCAGAAGTGACCTGGGAGCCCAGTGGCTTCTGCCCTGGGGCATTATTCCAGAGGATAAGGGATGACAACATTTCTGCAACTGTGTGCCCTGGAGACCCTGGCCCCCTGGAGAGGCAGAATAGAGAGCTTGACGAAAGAAAGAGGTAGACAGGTCAAGGAGGACTCCCAGTATTGTCCTGAGCAAGGTGGAATATGGTGGGCCCAGGGACCCTGCGTTGTTTTGTGCAGACTGTGCTTCTACTAATGAGGCCCTGCAATCTGGGGTTTTGGTTTGGACCTGGTTTGGACGTGTGTCCACCTGCGCGGAGGGGCACCTTTTTCTGACTCTCACAAAGGCACCGTAAGCTGGTGAGTGGCACTGAGCATGGCCGGTGCCAGGGGACAAGCAGGCGTGGGTGTGGGGCAAGGCTGCATTTATGGACACGTGGAGTTTAGGATCCTGTGGGACACCTACAGGGGATAGCCTGGAGGACAGCGGGGTGCACGGTTCAGGTCTGAAGCTCCGTGGAGCAGTAAGCAGTTGACCCAGAGATTTTGCCTTTGAGCTGGATGCCCACCAGGAGGTGAAGAGCTGGGTGTGGGTCAGGCAACTTGGATACAGCACTGCCCAGCCCCTAATACTGTGTGACCGTGGACGAACCACCTCAACTTGCTGAGCTCCGGTTTACTTGTCTGTAAATTGGGGGCAGTAAATGGTGTCTATCTTAGGCAAgatgttgtgatgattaaaagaaacaacacacacaaaacacagagaacagtgcctagcacatcgTTAGTGcacaatagatgttagctattgttttttatttctattagtaTTACAGGATGAGCTGAATTGGATGCAAGACCACAGTGTGTCAGAGCTAGCAAAATCCTTAGAATTGTTTAGCCCAATTTACTAATATTTCACTGTGGAATCTGCAGCCCGAGGAAAGGATggcacctgcccaaggtcatgtaacaagtctgggtgagcagcaggctAGAGGCTCTGTGTGGCTGGTGGGTACAGAACATGCTGGGCCCGGCTGCTCTCCTGGAACTCCAGAGGCCCCAGCATAATGGGGCAGTCACACGGGTTCGTTCTGCGTTGCTGAAGCCAGTGCAGTCCTGCACGTGGACTTTGCAAATGAATAACCTGGCTCTTGACTGGTTCTAGCTGTGAGCTGGGGGCTGTGGGATGGGGGTGGTGAGGACAGGCGCTGGCAAAGTGGGGAAAggtcagggaggagagggagctccagtgagaagacaggaaggagagagagggatggggaGAAGCTGCTGGAAGAAACTTCCAGGCCCCAAGAACTGACGAGCTGGAACAGGAGACAGGGAAGGGCCTGTGTGTATATGAAAGGGGAGCTGGAGAAGAAATCGGAATGCCAGCCATTGCAGCGCTTACAGTCCACTTGGAAAGATGCCCCTGGGAAAGTGGAGACGGGTCCCTTCAAGTATCTGAGAGCAGCGGTCCATGTTCGCTGTTCCTGCCTCCATCCTTCCTACTTGCTCCTCAACATCTTTCACCCCCAACACTGCTGAGACTGCTCTCGCCAAGAGCGCTATAGGCCCGTCTTCTTGTTGCAAGACACGGTGGCCTGTCTGATCCTTCTGCTCTCAGCACAGGAATAGAATAACAGTTGTGTTCTCTGGGGAGCTGTCCCTGACCACCAGCCCGCAGCTCACCAGGCTCGCACAGGCCCTGGGTTCACGTTGGTCATGGTGTTGCTCTCTGAGCAAGACAGTGAAC
This genomic interval carries:
- the PDZK1IP1 gene encoding PDZK1-interacting protein 1; protein product: MSTLGLVMLSLLAAVPPASCQQGLGNLQPWMQGLIAVAVFLVLVAIAFAVNHFWCQEEPEPVNMVLTTGTKADGILVGTDGRYSSMAASFRSSEHENAYENIPEEEGRVRSTPM